In Amycolatopsis jiangsuensis, the following proteins share a genomic window:
- a CDS encoding glycosyltransferase family 2 protein, translating to MTSADSGTTVVVVTWRGARHVTACLDALAAQQRPHRTLVVDNASDDGTAALLAAHPSEPEVLRLRRNTGYAGAMAKALDRVETPFVAWLNDDAEPEPGWLAALEDTLASHPLAAAVTSRLELADGSTQSTGVRLTADGHGADLTEPGDEVFGFCGGAALLRTEAVRAVGGVPAGFFCYYEDTDTAWRLRLAGWHVMFADARVRHLHGASTRPGSPLFHRWNERNRLLMLLRCAPSVVAVRELARFAVLTVLLPLRRHRPAAANFAPGLRWRVLAEVVLRLPATLRERRRVARVSALDRGAIWQAWAGL from the coding sequence GTGACCAGCGCGGATTCCGGCACCACCGTCGTCGTGGTGACCTGGCGTGGCGCACGTCACGTCACGGCCTGCCTCGACGCCCTCGCCGCCCAGCAGCGTCCACATCGGACGCTCGTGGTGGACAACGCCTCCGACGACGGCACCGCGGCCCTGCTGGCCGCGCACCCCAGCGAACCCGAGGTGCTCCGGCTGCGGCGCAACACCGGGTACGCCGGCGCGATGGCGAAGGCGCTCGACCGGGTGGAGACCCCGTTCGTCGCCTGGCTCAACGACGACGCGGAACCGGAGCCGGGCTGGCTGGCCGCGCTGGAGGACACCCTGGCGAGCCATCCGCTCGCCGCCGCCGTCACGTCCCGGCTGGAGCTGGCCGACGGCAGCACGCAGTCCACCGGCGTCCGGCTCACCGCCGACGGGCACGGCGCCGACCTCACCGAACCCGGCGACGAGGTGTTCGGCTTCTGCGGCGGCGCGGCCCTGCTGCGCACCGAGGCCGTACGCGCGGTCGGCGGGGTCCCGGCCGGCTTCTTCTGCTACTACGAGGACACCGACACGGCGTGGCGGCTGCGGCTGGCGGGCTGGCACGTGATGTTCGCCGACGCCCGGGTCCGCCACCTCCACGGCGCCAGCACCCGGCCCGGCTCTCCGCTGTTCCACCGCTGGAACGAGCGCAACCGGCTGCTCATGCTGCTGCGCTGCGCGCCGTCCGTCGTCGCGGTGCGCGAGCTGGCGCGGTTCGCCGTGCTCACCGTGCTGCTGCCGCTGCGACGGCACCGCCCGGCCGCGGCGAACTTCGCGCCAGGGCTGCGGTGGCGGGTGCTGGCCGAGGTCGTCCTCCGGCTGCCCGCCACGCTGCGTGAACGCCGCCGGGTGGCCCGGGTCTCGGCGCTGGACCGAGGTGCGATCTGGCAGGCCTGGGCGGGCCTTTAA
- a CDS encoding glycosyltransferase family 4 protein, with protein MPELVVLAEQLLAPVPGGTGRYTAELLPALAATAPPGWTVSSVVAKHADVSAARVEGVDGPRTLPLPPRAAIALWQLGLPWWPGGDAVHAPTPFAPPRAPAGRTLTVTVHDTVPWTHPETLTARGVSWHRSMIARAARRSSGLIVPTRAVADELAVLVDVTVPVRVVPHGVTVPEGSAELDLPPRYVLAVGTIEPRKGMDVLVDAVAQLDDVALVIAGQPGWGAIDLVRLAADRGLRDVRVLGKVTDAELATALRGARVLAVPSLAEGFGLPLLEAMAMGVPVVHTDVPALAEVADGAGMIVPRGDAPALANALRTVLDNPERAAELTKLGRERARTFTWRAAAEAVWAAHCRPD; from the coding sequence GTGCCCGAACTGGTCGTGCTCGCCGAGCAACTGCTGGCCCCCGTTCCGGGTGGCACCGGCCGGTACACGGCTGAGCTGCTGCCCGCGCTGGCGGCCACCGCCCCACCGGGCTGGACGGTGTCCAGCGTGGTCGCGAAGCACGCGGACGTTTCCGCCGCGCGGGTCGAGGGGGTCGACGGACCGCGCACGCTGCCGCTCCCGCCCCGTGCGGCGATCGCGCTGTGGCAGCTGGGCCTGCCCTGGTGGCCGGGCGGGGACGCGGTGCACGCGCCGACCCCGTTCGCGCCCCCGCGTGCCCCGGCCGGGCGGACGCTCACCGTCACGGTGCACGACACCGTGCCGTGGACGCATCCGGAGACGCTGACCGCGCGGGGCGTGAGTTGGCACCGGTCGATGATCGCCCGGGCCGCGCGTCGGTCGTCCGGGCTGATCGTGCCGACGCGTGCGGTGGCCGACGAGCTGGCCGTGCTGGTGGACGTGACGGTGCCGGTGCGGGTGGTACCGCACGGCGTGACCGTGCCGGAGGGTTCGGCGGAGCTGGATTTGCCGCCGCGGTACGTGCTGGCGGTCGGCACGATCGAGCCTCGCAAGGGCATGGACGTGCTGGTGGACGCCGTGGCCCAGCTGGACGACGTGGCACTGGTGATCGCCGGCCAGCCCGGCTGGGGCGCGATCGACCTGGTGCGCCTGGCCGCCGACCGTGGCCTGCGTGACGTGCGGGTCCTGGGCAAGGTCACGGACGCGGAACTGGCGACGGCCCTGCGCGGCGCGCGGGTACTGGCCGTCCCGAGCCTGGCGGAGGGTTTCGGCCTGCCCCTGCTGGAGGCGATGGCGATGGGTGTCCCGGTGGTGCACACGGACGTCCCGGCCCTGGCGGAGGTCGCGGACGGCGCGGGGATGATCGTGCCCCGCGGAGACGCCCCGGCACTGGCGAACGCCCTCCGCACGGTCCTCGACAACCCGGAACGAGCAGCCGAACTGACCAAACTGGGACGAGAACGCGCCCGCACGTTCACCTGGCGAGCGGCCGCGGAGGCGGTGTGGGCCGCCCACTGCCGCCCCGACTGA